The following are encoded in a window of Kitasatospora sp. NBC_01250 genomic DNA:
- a CDS encoding SAM-dependent methyltransferase, with translation MTQDQDDWIPEVDLQTERAHPARVYDYLLGGKTNFAADRAAGDTILTEWPGARVSTRAARAVMHRMTRRLATVHGVRQFLDIGTGIPTAPNLHEVAQSIDPATRVVYVDNDPIVLAHARALLSSTREGRTAYVDCDLRDPEKLLADPALLGATLDLTQPVALTLINIVHFLSDEVALPLVAQLLEALPAGSFLALTAGTADSIPERAEVASRRYREAGIENHLRSQAGVARFFDGLELDDPGVVLINRWYPELDDGPALADNQVMAYAGLGRKP, from the coding sequence ATGACGCAGGATCAGGACGACTGGATACCGGAGGTCGACCTGCAGACCGAGCGGGCGCACCCCGCCCGGGTCTACGACTACCTCCTCGGCGGCAAGACCAACTTCGCCGCCGATCGCGCCGCCGGTGACACGATCCTCACCGAGTGGCCCGGCGCCCGCGTCTCCACCCGCGCGGCCCGTGCCGTGATGCACCGGATGACCCGCCGACTGGCCACGGTGCACGGCGTCCGGCAGTTCCTGGACATCGGCACCGGCATCCCCACCGCGCCCAATCTGCACGAGGTCGCCCAGTCCATCGACCCGGCCACCCGGGTCGTCTACGTGGACAACGACCCGATCGTGCTCGCCCACGCGCGCGCCCTGCTCAGCAGCACCCGTGAGGGCCGCACCGCCTACGTCGACTGCGACCTGCGCGACCCCGAGAAGCTGCTCGCCGACCCGGCGCTGCTCGGCGCGACCCTGGACCTGACCCAGCCGGTGGCGCTGACCCTGATCAACATCGTGCACTTCCTCTCCGACGAGGTCGCCCTGCCGCTGGTCGCGCAGCTGCTGGAGGCGCTGCCCGCCGGAAGCTTCCTCGCCCTGACCGCCGGCACCGCGGACTCCATCCCGGAGCGCGCCGAGGTGGCCTCCCGGCGCTACCGGGAGGCGGGCATCGAGAACCACCTGCGCAGCCAGGCGGGCGTGGCGCGCTTCTTCGACGGGCTGGAGCTGGACGATCCCGGCGTGGTGCTGATCAACCGCTGGTACCCGGAGCTGGACGACGGCCCGGCCCTGGCGGACAACCAGGTGATGGCCTACGCGGGGCTCGGCCGCAAGCCGTAG